The Saprospiraceae bacterium genome includes a window with the following:
- the rnr gene encoding ribonuclease R, giving the protein MARKPRQLKTADLENQIEKLLSKSPKTRYSISQIAKKINVANPLESIRQSVVKLVSAKKVMRLSEDRFRWATDFSGKSSNRGKNSEDVNLYSGTVDMTRSGAAYITGTESVEDIYVHSKNLRGAMHKDVVTVAVPISKSRHRPEGKILSIEKRALTRVIGHISYTDKFAVVYPENQKIFPEVLVHHHDTMESKENERVVIEITEWGKGQNKSIWGKVIRILENLTDHELNMQSILMSNGFDPEFSAEVMKETEAFHETILPDEIAKRRDFRDVLTITIDPLTAKDFDDAVSFRILENGRTEIGVHIADVTHFLKEGSALDKEALRRSTSVYLVDRVCPMLPEKLSNELCSLNPHEDKFTFSAVFEFDDKYNIVGEWYGKTIIHSDRRFTYEEAQERIETGEGDFASEILILNKIAHHLREDRYKEGSISFESDEVQFILDENNMPVGLYVRERKDAHMLIEDFMLLANKKVAAYIFHKAKPEIPFVYRIHDLPNPDKLADFALFAAELGFKFKLDKPEQIADSFNKLAIAAKENPQLKMLEPLAIRTMAKAEYSTNNIGHYGLGFEYYTHFTSPIRRYSDVLVHRTLFKNLNEQVVREDKEQLEQMAKHISEMERKANDAERESVKYMQTVYISKFVGQVFEGVISGIIEKGIFVQLLESKVEGLVTFDSMGELYSVPSSRLKAKSKLSGDELTMGQIVKVKITAADPETKRTDMELVGMG; this is encoded by the coding sequence ATGGCCAGAAAACCCAGACAACTCAAAACTGCAGACCTTGAAAATCAAATTGAAAAACTGCTATCCAAAAGTCCAAAAACCAGATACAGTATCTCTCAGATAGCAAAAAAAATAAACGTAGCTAATCCTTTGGAATCCATTCGGCAATCCGTCGTGAAACTTGTCTCAGCCAAAAAAGTGATGAGACTATCTGAAGACAGATTCCGATGGGCAACAGATTTTTCCGGCAAATCAAGTAACCGGGGCAAAAATTCTGAAGATGTTAATCTGTATTCCGGAACGGTAGATATGACACGATCCGGAGCAGCTTACATCACTGGCACAGAATCCGTTGAAGATATATACGTACATTCCAAAAATCTTCGAGGGGCCATGCATAAGGATGTTGTAACGGTAGCTGTTCCAATCAGTAAATCCCGACACCGGCCTGAAGGGAAAATTTTATCCATTGAAAAAAGAGCATTGACCCGAGTCATAGGGCATATTTCTTATACTGACAAGTTTGCAGTTGTTTATCCTGAAAATCAGAAAATTTTTCCGGAAGTACTGGTTCATCATCATGATACTATGGAAAGTAAAGAAAATGAACGCGTTGTCATTGAAATAACAGAATGGGGCAAAGGACAGAACAAATCGATTTGGGGTAAGGTGATTCGTATTCTTGAAAACCTGACAGATCATGAGCTGAATATGCAGTCTATTTTAATGTCCAATGGATTTGACCCTGAGTTTTCAGCAGAAGTTATGAAAGAGACCGAAGCATTTCATGAGACTATCTTGCCGGATGAAATCGCAAAAAGAAGAGACTTCAGAGATGTTTTAACCATAACGATAGACCCTTTGACTGCCAAAGATTTTGACGACGCAGTATCTTTTCGGATTCTGGAAAACGGCCGTACCGAAATAGGAGTCCACATTGCTGATGTAACCCACTTTCTGAAAGAAGGCTCTGCTTTGGACAAAGAAGCACTGAGAAGGTCAACATCTGTCTATCTGGTGGACAGAGTGTGTCCAATGCTTCCTGAAAAACTCAGTAATGAACTTTGTTCTCTCAATCCTCATGAGGACAAATTTACCTTTTCTGCGGTATTTGAGTTTGATGATAAATATAATATTGTAGGTGAATGGTATGGTAAAACCATTATCCATTCTGATCGTAGGTTTACATACGAAGAAGCACAGGAACGAATCGAAACCGGTGAAGGGGACTTTGCATCAGAGATTTTGATACTTAATAAAATCGCTCATCATCTTAGAGAAGATAGATATAAAGAAGGATCTATTAGTTTTGAATCTGATGAAGTTCAGTTTATTTTGGATGAAAACAATATGCCGGTCGGACTGTACGTACGGGAAAGAAAAGATGCTCACATGCTGATAGAAGACTTCATGCTTTTGGCCAATAAAAAGGTTGCTGCTTACATATTTCATAAGGCAAAACCTGAGATCCCGTTCGTATATAGAATTCACGATTTACCCAATCCGGATAAACTGGCAGATTTTGCCCTTTTTGCTGCGGAATTGGGTTTTAAATTTAAGCTTGATAAACCCGAACAAATAGCAGATTCATTCAATAAACTGGCTATTGCTGCCAAAGAAAATCCACAGCTCAAAATGCTTGAACCATTGGCAATACGGACAATGGCCAAAGCGGAATACTCTACTAACAATATCGGACATTACGGTCTGGGATTTGAATATTATACGCATTTTACATCTCCTATACGTCGATATTCTGATGTTTTGGTACATCGTACTTTATTTAAAAATCTGAATGAACAAGTGGTAAGAGAAGATAAAGAACAGCTCGAACAAATGGCAAAACATATTTCAGAAATGGAGCGTAAAGCAAATGATGCAGAACGTGAGTCTGTCAAATATATGCAGACAGTCTATATTTCCAAATTTGTCGGACAGGTGTTTGAAGGCGTGATTTCCGGTATCATCGAAAAAGGAATTTTTGTACAATTGTTGGAAAGTAAAGTGGAAGGTTTGGTTACTTTTGATAGTATGGGCGAATTGTATTCTGTACCATCCAGCAGATTGAAAGCCAAATCCAAACTAAGCGGTGATGAATTGACTATGGGCCAGATTGTTAAGGTAAAAATTACAGCAGCAGATCCTGAAACTAAAAGGACGGATATGGAGTTGGTTGGGATGGGATGA
- a CDS encoding histidine kinase, translating to MFVHKVGSQPTDYEMVNFSVNDGLPSNECHDIVQDSLGYIWVATDRGLSRFDGYGFKNYGKKEGLGDLSCLKLFLDRHDNIWISTLSKKIYKYLSKSDTIIPFEYNYLLEPYYSKSLFNYMFYLDECDDVYFGIDYTGIIKITSDGQIILPDSEYMEPNQFYSYEVEDKVFLGISTDELKKPKEIIKADLKYPFSSINHQGNRVTIKRNPNQRVFGTARAFKYSKLEYIYCIEGHHYFFKGHYLQKINIGNEINDILILENGNILTAQIFRNGVRMYKNSNDFKNDNNINFIDNISASRFLEDKQKNIYVTTIEDGFFYLKSKIIKPVDLGNYSQKVISKLEKREEENLLILLDNNMVIENNLKKNTINQIYKSPGNILDIKYDSKSSEIHIAGQTSWIISEKNIIVPVGKCGNKNNNVIPIRHLVPLKKYTLSLGFEKFGIYSDLKALPEFCSDGVLPNKRFISGSDFKNDTYLLGALDGLFILKGDSLIKTDSIHPVFRSRINDIKILNGNYLLGTLGNGLGIWDGEKNITVLQKSDGILTDNIERIYVNNKSDIYLCSKSGLSKISIQSDNSYLIKNFTRHHGLSSNIVNDAIQMGDSLYIATANGLCVLTTDPLKILPKRPVIESMSVNNLDYKMWSFPKNLSYHQNNITFYFKSLDLSLNGDILYRTKLNQGEWLESKSTSINYAALNPGKYTFQVQANNRDLEWSTPMKHEFEIKKPWWKTLFFQIFGVMFIGLFIYIYYKNRIYNLQKENRIQKELASLERSALQAQMNPHFIFNCLNSIQNYIMSNNKEQAMDYLGRFARLIRQYLNASTQDLVTLDDEVSMLENYLLLEQMRFNNTFNYRFHISKDIDILNVKLPPLLIQPFVENAVLHGMKDLKDPGLITMEFKQNGELLNITIKDNGKGIKKEKSNELQKSLGMSITKKRLQYINENAKGNYSISTNSDESGTQIDIVINIK from the coding sequence ATGTTTGTCCATAAAGTAGGAAGTCAACCGACAGACTATGAAATGGTAAATTTTTCAGTTAATGATGGACTCCCAAGCAATGAGTGCCACGATATTGTTCAGGATTCGTTAGGATATATCTGGGTTGCTACCGACAGAGGTTTGTCACGTTTTGATGGATATGGTTTTAAAAATTATGGAAAAAAAGAAGGCTTAGGTGATTTATCTTGTCTAAAACTTTTTTTGGATAGACATGATAATATCTGGATAAGTACTTTAAGTAAAAAAATTTACAAATACCTTTCAAAATCAGACACAATCATACCCTTTGAATACAATTATTTATTGGAACCATATTATTCGAAGTCCTTATTCAACTATATGTTCTATCTGGATGAATGCGATGATGTTTACTTTGGAATTGATTATACAGGGATAATAAAAATAACTTCTGATGGTCAAATTATTTTACCTGATTCAGAATATATGGAACCAAACCAGTTTTATTCTTATGAAGTTGAAGACAAAGTTTTTCTAGGCATATCCACAGATGAACTTAAAAAACCAAAAGAAATAATTAAAGCTGATTTGAAATATCCATTTTCTTCTATCAATCATCAAGGTAATCGAGTTACAATAAAGCGCAATCCGAATCAAAGAGTGTTTGGAACTGCACGGGCATTTAAGTATTCTAAATTAGAATATATTTATTGTATAGAAGGGCACCATTACTTTTTTAAAGGTCATTATTTACAAAAGATAAACATTGGGAATGAAATTAATGATATTCTGATTCTTGAAAACGGAAATATACTTACTGCCCAAATATTTAGGAATGGAGTCCGGATGTATAAAAATAGCAATGACTTTAAAAATGATAATAACATTAATTTTATAGATAATATTTCTGCTTCAAGATTTTTAGAAGATAAGCAAAAAAACATTTATGTCACTACTATTGAAGATGGATTTTTTTACCTCAAGAGTAAAATAATAAAGCCTGTAGATTTGGGTAATTATTCGCAAAAAGTGATTTCAAAATTAGAAAAAAGAGAAGAAGAAAACTTACTTATTCTTCTTGATAATAATATGGTGATAGAAAATAATTTAAAAAAAAATACAATAAATCAAATATATAAATCACCTGGTAATATTTTAGATATAAAATATGACAGTAAGTCATCTGAAATCCATATTGCCGGTCAAACTAGCTGGATAATTTCAGAAAAAAATATAATAGTCCCGGTTGGTAAATGTGGAAATAAAAATAACAATGTAATACCTATACGACATTTGGTTCCTCTTAAAAAGTACACTCTTTCATTGGGTTTTGAAAAATTTGGAATTTATTCTGATTTGAAGGCACTTCCTGAATTTTGTTCCGATGGCGTATTACCTAATAAAAGATTTATTTCTGGATCTGACTTTAAAAATGATACTTATCTATTAGGTGCATTGGACGGACTGTTTATCCTTAAAGGAGACAGTCTTATCAAAACGGACTCCATTCATCCAGTCTTCAGATCCCGAATCAACGATATAAAAATTCTCAATGGAAACTACCTTCTGGGTACTCTCGGCAATGGACTTGGGATTTGGGACGGAGAGAAAAATATAACCGTACTCCAAAAATCAGATGGCATTCTTACTGACAATATAGAAAGGATATATGTAAATAATAAATCTGATATTTATCTATGTAGTAAAAGCGGACTCTCAAAAATTTCTATTCAATCAGACAATTCTTACCTAATTAAAAATTTTACCCGTCATCATGGTCTATCCTCAAATATAGTCAATGACGCTATTCAAATGGGAGATAGTTTGTATATCGCCACAGCTAATGGATTATGTGTATTGACAACTGATCCACTAAAGATATTGCCAAAAAGACCTGTTATAGAATCAATGTCAGTAAATAATCTGGATTATAAAATGTGGTCCTTTCCAAAAAATTTATCATATCATCAAAACAACATCACTTTTTATTTTAAGTCTTTAGACTTGAGTTTAAATGGAGATATTCTTTACCGAACCAAACTAAATCAAGGAGAATGGTTAGAATCGAAATCCACATCTATAAACTATGCAGCTCTTAATCCCGGGAAATATACTTTTCAGGTTCAGGCAAATAACAGAGATTTGGAGTGGAGTACTCCAATGAAACATGAATTTGAGATTAAAAAACCATGGTGGAAGACGCTATTTTTCCAAATTTTCGGTGTAATGTTTATAGGCTTATTTATTTACATATATTATAAAAACAGAATTTACAACTTACAAAAAGAAAACAGAATCCAAAAGGAATTAGCTTCTCTAGAACGTTCGGCACTTCAGGCACAGATGAACCCACATTTCATATTCAATTGTCTCAATTCGATTCAGAACTATATTATGAGCAATAATAAAGAACAGGCAATGGACTATTTGGGGAGATTTGCCCGATTGATACGGCAGTATCTAAATGCCAGCACACAAGATTTGGTAACATTAGACGACGAAGTATCTATGCTTGAAAACTATCTGCTGTTGGAACAAATGAGATTTAATAATACATTTAACTATCGTTTTCATATTTCAAAAGACATCGATATTTTAAATGTTAAATTGCCCCCTTTATTGATTCAGCCATTTGTAGAAAACGCTGTTTTACATGGTATGAAAGACTTAAAGGATCCTGGCCTAATAACGATGGAATTTAAACAAAATGGAGAACTTCTGAATATAACCATCAAAGACAATGGAAAAGGAATCAAAAAAGAGAAGTCCAATGAATTGCAAAAATCATTGGGTATGTCCATCACTAAAAAACGATTGCAATATATCAATGAAAATGCGAAGGGAAATTATTCAATTTCAACAAATTCAGATGAAAGCGGTACACAAATAGATATAGTTATTAATATTAAATAA
- the scpB gene encoding SMC-Scp complex subunit ScpB yields MDKLVLYIESLIFAADPSISFDGLKHALEESFNTEFADGMISDAIRTLMNKYEDEEFSIEITEIAGGFRFMTKAAYHHIVATYLKQNINKKLSKAALETLAIVSYKQPVSKTEIESIRGVNSDYSVQKLLDKDLIEITGRSDGPGRPLLYGTTLRFMDYFGLKTLDDLPKIKEIALPEHQIGEAAPIEEEQAIQKINTPKEED; encoded by the coding sequence TTGGACAAGTTAGTTTTATATATAGAAAGCTTAATTTTTGCTGCAGATCCATCCATTAGTTTTGATGGATTAAAGCATGCATTGGAAGAAAGTTTTAATACAGAATTTGCAGATGGAATGATTTCAGATGCCATCAGGACTTTGATGAACAAATATGAAGATGAAGAGTTTTCTATAGAGATAACAGAGATAGCAGGAGGTTTTAGATTTATGACAAAAGCAGCATACCATCATATTGTGGCCACTTACCTCAAACAGAATATTAATAAAAAGTTGAGTAAGGCTGCATTGGAAACTTTAGCAATTGTATCCTACAAACAACCAGTGAGCAAAACTGAGATTGAGTCCATCCGTGGTGTTAACAGCGATTATAGTGTACAGAAATTATTAGATAAAGATCTGATAGAAATCACAGGTCGGAGCGACGGTCCCGGGAGACCTTTGTTATATGGTACTACCTTGAGATTTATGGATTATTTTGGGTTGAAAACATTGGATGATCTGCCAAAAATCAAAGAGATTGCACTACCGGAACATCAGATTGGTGAAGCTGCACCTATAGAAGAAGAGCAGGCAATCCAAAAAATTAATACGCCTAAAGAAGAAGATTAA
- a CDS encoding ABC transporter ATP-binding protein: MKGLWNLLSRIRNYKKFFTLSIFSNIFLSIFTVISIPLLIPFFQLLFDRTLSEAARPEGNDLNEWVKYYLSDIIITHGKDNALLLVCALLLAVFFFKNLFRYLTMYFMAPVRNGIMFDLRKQMFNKFLSLPLGFYTQEKKGVLMSAMSSDVQEIEWSILSVIEAVFKSPIVMAGSIFFMLYIHAGLTLFVLLLIIFTTLIIGGISRSLKVKSGRAQQHIADLTSLLEETLGAMRIIKGFRAEEYQRIKFQKENAQYRDVLTRLLWRRDLSGPLSEFLGVAVVTVLLWYGSRLVFSDSLAPETFFAFVFAFYQVIEPAKSFSTAWYSIQKGLAALERVDKILDSENNIKSPLSPAELNQFQKNISFESVTHQYPGTDRAALDNINIRLEKGQIIALVGPSGAGKSTFVDLLPRFYDPSEGRITIDDKDIKSLELSALRAMFGIVSQDAILFNDTIANNISFGDSDYDIQAIENAARAANAHEFILELRDGYQTNIGDRGLKLSGGQRQRLTIARAILRNPPILILDEATSALDSESEKAVQDAFNTIMKSRTSIVIAHRLTTIQNADVILVMDEGRIIETGTHQELMNKNGAYANLVRLQTFESS; encoded by the coding sequence ATGAAGGGATTATGGAATTTACTGTCCCGAATCCGGAATTATAAAAAGTTTTTCACACTTAGTATTTTTTCCAATATTTTCCTGTCTATTTTTACGGTGATCAGCATTCCTTTATTGATACCTTTTTTCCAGTTGCTTTTTGACAGAACACTGAGTGAAGCGGCACGTCCTGAAGGAAATGATCTGAATGAATGGGTAAAATATTATCTCTCTGACATCATCATTACGCATGGAAAAGATAACGCTCTCCTTTTGGTTTGTGCTCTGCTTCTGGCCGTTTTCTTTTTTAAAAATCTGTTCAGATATCTGACGATGTATTTTATGGCACCGGTCAGAAACGGAATCATGTTTGATCTTCGAAAACAAATGTTCAACAAGTTTTTGTCTCTTCCATTAGGCTTTTACACGCAGGAAAAAAAAGGTGTATTGATGTCGGCTATGAGTTCGGATGTACAGGAAATTGAATGGTCCATCCTCAGCGTGATAGAAGCTGTCTTCAAGTCGCCCATTGTAATGGCGGGAAGCATTTTTTTTATGCTGTATATTCATGCGGGATTAACTTTATTCGTCTTACTCCTTATTATTTTTACAACACTGATCATAGGAGGTATATCACGTTCTCTCAAAGTAAAGTCCGGCAGAGCACAACAACATATCGCTGATTTGACCAGTTTGCTGGAAGAGACTTTAGGTGCTATGCGTATCATCAAAGGATTCAGAGCAGAAGAATATCAGCGTATCAAATTTCAAAAGGAAAATGCGCAGTATCGGGATGTATTGACCAGATTGTTGTGGAGGAGAGATCTCTCCGGTCCTTTATCAGAATTTCTGGGTGTTGCAGTCGTGACTGTACTACTATGGTACGGAAGCAGATTGGTATTTTCAGATAGTCTTGCGCCAGAGACGTTCTTTGCTTTTGTGTTTGCTTTTTATCAGGTAATAGAGCCCGCAAAATCTTTTTCGACAGCATGGTACAGTATTCAGAAAGGATTGGCAGCTTTGGAAAGGGTCGATAAAATTTTGGATTCAGAAAACAATATAAAGTCTCCTTTATCACCGGCAGAACTCAATCAATTCCAAAAAAACATTTCTTTTGAATCTGTTACACATCAATATCCCGGAACCGACAGAGCTGCATTGGATAATATCAATATTCGATTGGAGAAAGGTCAGATAATTGCACTTGTAGGTCCCTCAGGTGCCGGGAAATCAACTTTTGTGGATCTGCTACCCAGATTTTATGACCCGTCAGAAGGAAGAATCACGATTGATGATAAAGATATAAAATCTCTGGAGCTATCTGCTTTAAGGGCTATGTTTGGAATAGTCAGTCAGGACGCAATCCTGTTTAATGATACGATTGCAAATAACATTTCATTTGGGGATTCTGATTATGACATCCAGGCAATAGAAAATGCTGCAAGGGCTGCAAATGCGCATGAATTTATCTTAGAATTAAGGGATGGGTACCAAACCAATATCGGAGACCGCGGTCTCAAACTTAGTGGCGGACAAAGGCAAAGGTTAACCATCGCAAGAGCCATATTGCGAAATCCGCCTATCCTGATTCTGGATGAAGCCACTTCTGCTCTGGACTCTGAATCTGAAAAGGCAGTACAGGATGCGTTTAATACAATTATGAAATCCCGAACTTCCATTGTCATTGCTCACCGACTAACAACCATTCAAAATGCGGATGTAATTCTCGTTATGGATGAAGGACGAATTATCGAAACAGGAACCCATCAGGAGCTCATGAATAAAAATGGTGCTTATGCAAATCTGGTGCGCTTACAGACATTTGAATCATCCTAA
- a CDS encoding DUF2480 family protein, with protein sequence MENTLINRVAESGILTINLENYFPANEIVAFDIKDYLFHGLILKEKEFRAVLKEHNWDQYKDKVVLIYCSSDAIIPLWAFMLVSSQLGDIPSDIFCGTEDEYLKAHYQKVLENIELKEFKDQRVVIKGCSHKPVPAYAYAKITALLRPFAQSIMFGEPCSTVPVFKRPRVIPAEI encoded by the coding sequence ATGGAAAATACTTTAATAAACAGGGTTGCAGAAAGCGGGATTTTAACGATAAATCTGGAAAATTACTTTCCTGCAAACGAAATAGTAGCTTTTGATATAAAAGATTATTTATTTCATGGTCTGATATTGAAAGAAAAGGAATTCAGGGCGGTCCTGAAAGAACATAATTGGGATCAATATAAGGATAAGGTAGTTTTGATATATTGTTCATCAGACGCTATCATTCCACTTTGGGCATTCATGCTGGTGAGCAGTCAACTTGGCGATATTCCTTCAGATATTTTTTGCGGGACAGAAGATGAATATTTAAAAGCACATTATCAGAAAGTTCTGGAAAATATTGAATTAAAAGAATTCAAAGATCAAAGAGTTGTTATAAAAGGATGCAGCCACAAACCGGTTCCTGCATATGCGTATGCAAAAATTACAGCATTATTAAGACCCTTTGCACAAAGTATTATGTTTGGGGAACCCTGCTCCACAGTACCCGTATTTAAAAGACCAAGAGTAATACCTGCTGAAATTTAA
- the galK gene encoding galactokinase, translating into MKEQLKNKIAKTFQQKFGDGACYVFAPGRANIIGEHTDYNDGFVLPFAITQGICFAGKAISGPDHHFYSIDLDQEIIESIEEFKLPRDDWGRYFGQVIKTLEYDGPALQVVFGGDLPIGAGISSSSALTCGFVFLINEIAKLGLSNEEMLHVAVKAERGTGVEGGIMDQYSILFSEKHKAILLDCRINDATFIPLPEKNFHLLLINSNVKHNLVETDYNIRRQECREALKIIQKSNPDINSLRDVKIDDLNSSGLLPNNVLYRRVQHVITENIRVLKMVESLRTGDMVNAGQILLHAHVSLSEQYEVSCEELDFLVNLAIENIEILGARMMGGGFGGCTINILKNDISEGAKENIRNQYYKQFGVFPNFIPIESGDGVIRL; encoded by the coding sequence GTGAAAGAACAACTAAAAAATAAAATTGCAAAAACTTTTCAGCAAAAGTTTGGAGACGGAGCATGTTATGTTTTTGCACCGGGTCGGGCAAATATTATCGGAGAGCATACCGATTACAATGATGGTTTTGTCCTTCCATTTGCCATTACACAAGGGATATGTTTTGCAGGAAAAGCGATATCCGGGCCGGATCATCATTTTTATTCCATTGATTTGGATCAGGAGATAATTGAAAGTATTGAGGAATTCAAACTTCCAAGGGATGACTGGGGCAGATATTTCGGGCAAGTCATAAAAACGCTTGAATACGACGGACCTGCGCTCCAAGTTGTATTTGGTGGAGATCTGCCTATCGGAGCAGGTATTTCATCTTCTTCAGCATTAACATGTGGCTTTGTATTTTTAATTAATGAAATAGCAAAATTAGGGTTGTCAAATGAAGAAATGCTTCATGTAGCCGTCAAAGCAGAACGAGGAACCGGTGTGGAAGGAGGAATTATGGATCAGTATTCGATTTTATTTTCTGAAAAACATAAAGCGATATTATTGGATTGCCGGATCAATGATGCAACATTTATTCCGTTACCGGAAAAAAATTTTCATCTTCTTCTGATCAATTCCAATGTAAAACATAATCTGGTTGAAACCGATTACAATATCCGTAGGCAGGAGTGCAGAGAAGCGCTTAAAATTATTCAAAAATCAAATCCTGATATAAATTCTCTCCGCGATGTTAAAATAGATGATTTAAATAGTTCTGGGCTCCTTCCGAATAATGTTCTTTATCGCCGGGTGCAGCATGTTATTACAGAAAATATCAGGGTTTTGAAAATGGTCGAATCCTTGCGTACCGGAGATATGGTCAATGCCGGACAGATATTGCTCCATGCACACGTTAGCCTTTCCGAACAATATGAAGTCAGTTGTGAAGAATTGGATTTTCTGGTAAATCTGGCTATTGAAAATATTGAGATTCTCGGTGCAAGAATGATGGGTGGAGGATTTGGAGGCTGTACGATCAATATACTGAAAAACGATATTTCAGAAGGAGCCAAGGAAAATATACGAAATCAATACTACAAGCAATTTGGAGTATTTCCGAATTTTATTCCCATTGAGAGTGGTGATGGGGTTATCAGATTATAG
- a CDS encoding lytic transglycosylase domain-containing protein: MSYQKLFPIFGFAAGIIFSALIFLSYSSENSLSENAAEFFNLPQKVVSVNLEKEFKFAGEPVPMNEDTKERLDRELSVNSYWQSTTLLNLKMSYKHFPVIEKILKEQGIPDDFKFLAVAESNLRNVSSSANAKGYWQFMKPTAAELGLEMSTEVDERFHLEKSTLAAAKYIKQLYNRFGNWTNAAGAYNVGPTSFSKTLNEQKESSYYNVNINEETSRYVFRIIGIKEILSNPKDFGFYIEDEHKYPPHSNFNEVEVNSTIPDLADFAHQHNTTYRLLKYYNPWLISNKLTVTGKAYKIRVPK, from the coding sequence ATGAGTTATCAAAAATTGTTTCCTATATTTGGATTTGCTGCGGGAATTATTTTCAGTGCATTAATTTTCCTTTCTTATTCATCTGAAAATTCGTTATCTGAAAATGCCGCAGAGTTTTTTAATTTACCTCAAAAAGTAGTTTCTGTCAACTTAGAAAAAGAATTTAAATTTGCCGGTGAGCCCGTGCCTATGAATGAGGATACCAAAGAGCGCTTGGACCGGGAACTGAGTGTAAATTCTTACTGGCAATCAACAACCTTGCTGAATTTAAAAATGTCATACAAACACTTTCCCGTAATCGAAAAGATTCTGAAAGAACAGGGAATACCGGATGATTTCAAATTTCTGGCAGTTGCAGAAAGTAATCTCAGGAATGTCTCTTCGTCTGCAAATGCAAAGGGCTACTGGCAGTTTATGAAACCTACCGCTGCTGAACTAGGCCTGGAAATGTCCACTGAAGTTGATGAACGTTTTCACCTTGAAAAGTCCACCTTGGCAGCAGCAAAATATATCAAACAACTTTACAATCGATTTGGAAACTGGACAAATGCTGCGGGTGCTTATAATGTGGGCCCTACAAGCTTTTCAAAAACCCTGAACGAACAAAAAGAAAGCAGCTATTACAACGTAAATATCAATGAAGAAACCAGTCGATACGTCTTTCGTATTATCGGTATCAAGGAAATACTTTCCAATCCCAAAGATTTTGGATTTTATATCGAGGACGAGCACAAGTATCCTCCTCACAGTAATTTCAATGAAGTAGAAGTTAACAGTACAATTCCTGATCTGGCTGATTTTGCACATCAGCACAATACTACTTATAGATTATTAAAATATTACAATCCCTGGCTTATTTCTAATAAACTGACCGTAACAGGCAAAGCCTATAAAATAAGGGTTCCGAAATAA
- a CDS encoding thymidine kinase, translating to MFLEPSFRGQRSGWIEVICGSMFSGKTEELIRRLKRAKIANQRVQIFKPSKDTRYDITNVVSHDERSIDSIPVGSSVQIFDHVQDINVIGIDEAQFFDDKLPEVCQKLAIKGLRVIIAGLDMDFKGRPFGPIPHLLAVAEYITKVHAICPHCGNLATHSYRLSSEQDTVVLGEKDKYEPRCRVCYEMGNILDLRLS from the coding sequence ATGTTTTTAGAACCCAGTTTCAGAGGTCAACGGAGCGGATGGATAGAAGTGATCTGTGGTTCTATGTTTTCAGGAAAAACAGAAGAACTGATCAGGAGGCTCAAAAGAGCAAAAATTGCCAATCAACGGGTGCAAATATTCAAACCGAGCAAAGATACCCGATATGATATTACCAATGTAGTTTCACATGACGAACGCAGCATTGACTCCATTCCAGTGGGTAGTAGTGTACAGATTTTTGATCATGTTCAGGATATAAATGTGATCGGGATAGATGAGGCCCAATTTTTTGACGATAAGTTGCCTGAAGTTTGTCAGAAACTGGCTATCAAAGGATTAAGGGTCATCATTGCAGGTCTGGATATGGATTTTAAAGGACGTCCTTTTGGCCCGATCCCCCACCTGCTTGCAGTTGCAGAATATATTACTAAGGTCCACGCTATCTGTCCGCATTGCGGAAATCTTGCAACACACTCTTACAGACTTAGCAGCGAACAGGATACTGTCGTTTTGGGTGAAAAAGATAAATACGAGCCACGATGCAGGGTTTGCTATGAAATGGGCAATATTCTCGATCTCCGACTTTCTTAA